In a single window of the Aminomonas paucivorans DSM 12260 genome:
- the pnp gene encoding polyribonucleotide nucleotidyltransferase, which produces MPQTFTLDLAGRTLSFETGKMAKQANASVFARYGETVILVTSVLAEKAREGLDFFPLLVDYEERFYSAGKIPGGFIKREGRPSETAILSGRMVDRSIRSLFPDYLRNDVHVVATVLSVDQQNAPNVLAINAASAALALSDIPWEGPIGAVRIGCLDGNLVVNPTEQEIPLSTLDLLVAGHEGGITMVEAGAQEVSEALLVDALELAHREIRRIVAFILEMRAAAGKPKRDFPAPARIPEIDQWVLSELDGEIYQAVQVHDKMERAAALSKVSQKAVEQFAEAYPNAKGYVAGVVEERVKDGLRRLLLEEGRRADGRKMDELRPICCETGLLPKAHGSALFTRGETQSLAVTTLGMVGEDDQILDGLKHDEPSKRFLLHYNFPPYSVGEVRPMRGPGRREIGHGALAERALRPMFPDEAAFPYVVRVVSDILESNGSSSMASVCGGSLSMMDAGVPLKKAVAGVAMGLVTDGSRVRILTDIQGLEDHYGDMDFKVTGTRDGVTALQMDNKAGGITRAILEQALSQAREGRMKILDIMDGALQTPREEISPNAPRILTLTIDPEKIREVIGPGGKTIRSIVAQTGAKVDVEDDGRIYVAALTYEAANHAVKIITDLTREVQAGETFLGTVTRMLSFGVFVEVLPGKEGLLHVSEVSTYHIPRLEDAFSIGDQVLVVVKEIDDMKRVNLSRRRLFDQYDALAAQDPAFAAQIEVERQREIKYEAMKGEAPARGAGGPRRDGDRRPGDRDRRDRDRRPPR; this is translated from the coding sequence ATGCCGCAGACATTCACGCTGGACCTGGCCGGGAGGACCCTGTCCTTCGAGACGGGGAAGATGGCCAAACAGGCGAACGCTTCGGTGTTCGCCCGCTACGGGGAAACGGTGATCCTGGTGACCTCGGTGCTGGCCGAGAAGGCCCGGGAGGGGCTGGACTTCTTCCCCCTTCTGGTGGACTACGAGGAACGCTTCTACTCCGCGGGCAAGATCCCCGGCGGGTTCATCAAACGGGAGGGACGCCCCTCCGAGACCGCCATCCTGAGCGGCCGCATGGTGGACCGCTCCATCCGCTCCCTCTTCCCGGACTACCTCCGCAACGACGTGCACGTGGTGGCCACGGTTCTCTCCGTGGACCAGCAGAACGCCCCCAACGTCCTGGCCATCAACGCCGCCTCCGCCGCCCTCGCCCTTTCCGACATCCCCTGGGAGGGGCCCATCGGGGCGGTGCGCATCGGCTGTCTGGACGGGAACCTGGTGGTGAACCCCACGGAGCAGGAAATCCCCTTGAGCACCCTGGACCTCCTGGTGGCGGGGCACGAGGGGGGCATCACCATGGTGGAGGCGGGGGCTCAGGAAGTGAGCGAGGCCCTGCTGGTGGACGCCCTGGAACTGGCCCATCGGGAGATCCGTCGCATCGTGGCTTTCATCCTGGAGATGCGGGCCGCCGCAGGCAAGCCCAAGAGGGACTTTCCCGCCCCGGCGCGGATTCCGGAGATCGATCAGTGGGTCCTGTCGGAACTGGACGGAGAGATCTACCAGGCCGTGCAGGTCCACGACAAAATGGAGCGGGCCGCGGCCCTCTCCAAAGTGTCCCAGAAGGCGGTCGAGCAGTTCGCCGAGGCCTACCCCAACGCCAAGGGCTACGTGGCGGGGGTGGTGGAGGAGCGGGTGAAGGACGGTCTGCGCCGCCTCCTCCTGGAGGAGGGGCGTCGGGCGGACGGTCGGAAGATGGACGAGCTTCGCCCCATCTGCTGCGAGACCGGTCTGCTGCCCAAGGCCCACGGGTCCGCCCTCTTCACCCGGGGGGAGACCCAGTCCCTGGCCGTCACCACCCTGGGCATGGTGGGGGAGGACGACCAGATCCTGGACGGGCTGAAGCACGACGAGCCCTCCAAGCGCTTCCTTCTGCACTACAACTTCCCCCCCTACTCCGTGGGAGAGGTGCGCCCCATGCGCGGCCCCGGACGGCGGGAGATCGGGCACGGTGCCCTGGCGGAACGGGCCCTGCGCCCCATGTTCCCCGACGAGGCGGCGTTCCCCTACGTGGTCCGGGTGGTTTCGGACATCCTGGAGTCCAACGGCTCCAGCTCCATGGCCAGCGTCTGCGGCGGCAGCCTCTCCATGATGGACGCGGGGGTTCCCCTGAAGAAGGCCGTGGCGGGGGTGGCCATGGGACTCGTCACCGACGGAAGTCGGGTGCGGATTCTCACGGACATCCAGGGGCTGGAGGACCACTACGGAGACATGGACTTCAAGGTCACGGGCACCCGGGACGGGGTGACGGCCCTCCAGATGGACAACAAGGCCGGAGGCATCACTCGGGCCATCCTGGAGCAGGCCCTCTCCCAGGCCCGGGAGGGACGCATGAAGATCCTGGACATCATGGACGGGGCGCTTCAGACCCCTCGGGAGGAGATCTCCCCCAACGCCCCCCGCATCCTCACCCTCACCATCGACCCGGAGAAGATCCGGGAGGTCATCGGCCCCGGCGGGAAGACCATCCGCTCCATCGTGGCCCAGACGGGAGCCAAGGTGGACGTGGAGGACGACGGCCGCATCTACGTGGCGGCCCTCACCTACGAGGCGGCGAACCACGCCGTCAAGATCATCACGGACCTCACCCGGGAGGTGCAGGCCGGGGAGACCTTCCTCGGCACCGTCACCCGGATGCTCAGCTTCGGGGTCTTCGTGGAGGTCCTGCCCGGCAAGGAGGGGCTGCTCCACGTGAGCGAGGTGAGCACCTACCACATCCCCCGGCTGGAGGACGCCTTCTCCATCGGGGACCAGGTTCTGGTGGTGGTGAAGGAGATCGACGACATGAAGCGGGTCAACCTCTCCCGCCGTCGCCTCTTCGACCAGTACGACGCCCTGGCGGCCCAGGATCCCGCCTTTGCCGCCCAGATCGAGGTGGAGCGGCAGCGGGAGATCAAGTACGAGGCCATGAAGGGGGAGGCTCCCGCCCGGGGAGCCGGCGGCCCCCGTCGGGACGGAGACCGGCGGCCCGGCGATCGGGACCGGCGGGACCGGGACCGGCGTCCCCCCCGGTAG
- the dut gene encoding dUTP diphosphatase → METLRVRVRRGVEASDLPLPEPASEHASGADLRSSEAGILQPGEIRAFGTGLSVEIPPGYEFQVRPRSGLALKSGVTVLNTPGTIDADYRGEIRVILYNASRVPFEVRRGDRVAQLVLAPVVRALWDEAECLEETSRQEGGFGSTGVR, encoded by the coding sequence GTGGAGACCCTGCGGGTTCGGGTCCGGCGCGGCGTCGAGGCGTCGGACCTGCCCCTTCCTGAGCCCGCCTCGGAGCACGCCTCCGGGGCGGACCTGCGGTCCTCCGAGGCGGGGATCCTCCAGCCCGGGGAGATCCGGGCCTTCGGGACGGGGCTTTCCGTGGAAATCCCCCCGGGGTACGAGTTTCAGGTGCGTCCCCGAAGCGGTCTGGCCCTCAAGTCCGGGGTCACGGTGCTCAACACCCCCGGGACCATCGATGCGGACTACCGGGGGGAGATCCGGGTGATCCTGTACAACGCAAGCCGGGTACCCTTCGAGGTCCGCCGGGGAGACCGCGTCGCCCAGCTGGTACTGGCGCCGGTGGTCCGGGCGCTCTGGGACGAGGCGGAATGCCTGGAGGAGACCTCCCGACAGGAGGGGGGCTTCGGCAGCACCGGGGTCCGCTGA
- a CDS encoding sodium-dependent transporter, translating into MAEQMKGQNEQWSSRWGLVFAAIGMAVGTGNIWRFPRVCATNGGGAFYIAYFFALFLWAVPLLCAEAVWGKTARMGVVGSFKEMLGRKWTWIGGWVAWCCLAITFYYAVVIGWCLRYFLYALTGVMKPGLDTEGLWKAFITNPTAGLVFFLVSILAALAISMLGVQNGLEKANKIMIPSIFVLLIFLAIRANFLPNAWKGLEYMFTVRMEDVLKAKTYLEAFTQAAWSTGAGWGLFLTYYVYTKKNEDILLNSVTTAFADTTAASLASLCVIPTIFAFAPDPMAAVKAGNNGMTFVHLTRLFSEIPGGVIMAIAFFAALIMAALSSEIAMIELGSRILADAGFDRKKATWVIGIACVVCGAPSAMDNTFFENQDWVWGVGLLISGLLFSLGAIRYGVKKIWVEFIEPCSDLKVEWMWSLIKLFPLWFVIIFGWWVKQSIEWYPGEWYKFLPLAKYTYTPGTMFVQWGLAAVVFFVLNGWLADIMKYKLQIKD; encoded by the coding sequence ATGGCGGAGCAAATGAAAGGACAGAACGAGCAGTGGTCGAGCCGTTGGGGCCTGGTGTTCGCGGCCATCGGCATGGCAGTGGGGACCGGTAACATCTGGCGGTTCCCCCGGGTCTGCGCCACCAACGGCGGAGGCGCCTTCTATATTGCTTATTTCTTCGCGTTGTTCCTCTGGGCGGTCCCCCTGCTTTGCGCCGAGGCGGTGTGGGGCAAGACCGCCCGCATGGGCGTGGTGGGATCCTTCAAGGAGATGCTGGGCCGCAAGTGGACCTGGATCGGCGGGTGGGTGGCCTGGTGCTGCCTGGCCATCACCTTCTACTACGCCGTGGTCATCGGCTGGTGCCTCCGGTACTTCCTCTACGCTCTCACCGGCGTGATGAAGCCCGGCCTGGACACGGAGGGCCTCTGGAAGGCCTTCATCACCAACCCCACCGCAGGGCTGGTGTTCTTCCTGGTCTCCATCCTCGCCGCCCTGGCCATCTCCATGCTGGGCGTCCAGAACGGCCTGGAGAAGGCCAACAAGATCATGATCCCCTCCATCTTCGTCCTGCTGATCTTCCTGGCCATCCGGGCGAACTTCCTGCCCAACGCCTGGAAGGGCCTGGAGTACATGTTCACCGTGCGCATGGAGGACGTGCTCAAGGCCAAGACCTACCTGGAGGCCTTCACCCAGGCGGCCTGGTCCACCGGGGCGGGTTGGGGGCTCTTCCTGACGTACTACGTCTACACCAAGAAGAACGAGGACATCCTCCTCAACTCCGTCACCACCGCCTTCGCGGACACCACCGCCGCCTCCCTGGCCTCCCTGTGCGTCATCCCCACCATCTTCGCTTTCGCCCCGGACCCCATGGCGGCGGTCAAGGCGGGGAACAACGGGATGACCTTCGTCCACCTCACCCGCCTCTTCTCCGAGATCCCCGGCGGGGTGATCATGGCCATCGCCTTCTTCGCGGCCCTCATCATGGCGGCGTTGAGTTCCGAGATCGCCATGATCGAGCTGGGCAGCCGCATCCTGGCGGACGCGGGCTTCGACCGCAAGAAGGCCACCTGGGTCATCGGCATCGCCTGCGTGGTCTGCGGCGCCCCCTCCGCCATGGACAACACCTTCTTCGAGAACCAGGACTGGGTCTGGGGGGTGGGGCTGCTCATCTCCGGGCTCCTCTTCTCCCTGGGAGCCATCCGCTACGGGGTCAAGAAGATCTGGGTGGAGTTCATCGAGCCCTGCTCGGACCTCAAGGTCGAGTGGATGTGGAGCCTCATCAAGCTGTTCCCCCTGTGGTTCGTGATCATCTTCGGCTGGTGGGTGAAGCAGTCCATCGAGTGGTACCCCGGAGAGTGGTACAAGTTCCTGCCCCTCGCCAAGTACACCTATACCCCCGGCACCATGTTCGTCCAGTGGGGCCTCGCCGCGGTGGTGTTCTTCGTCCTCAACGGCTGGCTGGCGGACATCATGAAGTACAAGCTCCAGATCAAGGATTAG
- the thrS gene encoding threonine--tRNA ligase yields MLRFEGPSGKVLETEEPRTSGELITSWKLGKGVVAARVNGVLVDLSTPLTEGGTVEPVAGDCEEGLEILRHSAAHLMAQAIRRLFPEARFGIGPAVKDGFYYDVLPPRALTEEDLPVIQAEMDRIVQEDVRVERRVLPREEVIRLFRQRGEIFKLELLGEIPDEEISTYWQGDFVDLCRGPHVPSTSLLRHVKLLSLAGAYWRGNEKNVMLTRIYGTAFGDKASLEQHLKRLEEAKQRDHRKLGRELDLFSLQPEAPGFPFFHPKGMVVLGELVNFWKREHQRRGYCEIRTPLILDRALWERSGHWDHYRDNMYFTTIDERPFAIKPMNCPGGILVFKSSTRSYRDLPLRMGELGTVHRHERSGVLHGLMRVRCFTQDDAHLYCTPDQVAQEIAGVIDLMRYVYKDVFGFPYRVELSTRPENYMGELSLWNLAEQKLQEALEATGTPYKVNPGDGAFYGPKIDFHLEDCIGRTWQCGTIQLDFQMPEKFDVAYIGPDGAEHRPVMLHRTVFGSLERFLGILIEHYAGAFPYWLAPVQAKILPVSTDLLPYAREVEGILQSWGVRTETDTREEKLGRKIRDAQLSKVPYMLVLGGREAESRTVAVRERVRGDLGSLSLEALKEMLEGEYAPA; encoded by the coding sequence ATGCTGCGCTTTGAAGGCCCTTCGGGCAAGGTCTTGGAAACGGAAGAACCCCGTACTTCGGGAGAGCTTATCACGTCCTGGAAGCTGGGAAAGGGCGTTGTGGCGGCGCGGGTGAACGGGGTCCTGGTGGACCTGTCGACGCCCCTGACGGAAGGGGGGACGGTGGAGCCCGTGGCGGGGGACTGCGAGGAGGGTCTGGAGATTCTCCGGCACTCTGCGGCGCACCTCATGGCCCAGGCCATCCGGCGCCTCTTCCCGGAGGCCCGCTTCGGCATCGGCCCGGCGGTGAAGGACGGGTTCTACTACGACGTGCTGCCTCCCCGTGCCCTGACGGAGGAGGACCTCCCGGTCATCCAGGCGGAGATGGACCGGATCGTCCAGGAGGATGTGCGGGTGGAGAGGCGGGTCCTCCCTCGGGAAGAGGTGATCCGTCTCTTCCGGCAGAGGGGGGAGATCTTCAAGCTGGAGCTGCTGGGGGAGATCCCGGACGAGGAGATCTCCACCTACTGGCAGGGGGACTTCGTGGACCTCTGCCGGGGGCCCCACGTGCCCTCCACGTCCCTGCTGCGTCACGTGAAGCTCCTCTCCCTGGCGGGGGCCTACTGGCGGGGAAACGAGAAGAACGTGATGCTCACCCGCATCTACGGCACCGCCTTCGGGGACAAGGCTTCCCTGGAGCAGCACCTGAAACGCCTGGAGGAGGCCAAGCAGCGGGACCACCGCAAGCTGGGCCGGGAACTGGACCTCTTCAGCCTCCAGCCCGAGGCCCCGGGGTTCCCCTTCTTCCACCCCAAGGGCATGGTGGTCCTGGGGGAGCTGGTGAACTTCTGGAAGCGGGAGCACCAGCGCCGGGGGTACTGCGAGATCCGCACCCCCCTCATCCTGGATCGGGCCCTCTGGGAGCGCTCCGGCCACTGGGACCACTACCGGGACAACATGTACTTCACCACCATCGATGAACGCCCCTTCGCGATCAAGCCCATGAACTGTCCCGGGGGCATCCTGGTCTTCAAGAGCAGCACCCGAAGCTACCGGGACCTGCCCCTCCGGATGGGGGAACTGGGGACGGTGCACCGCCACGAGCGGTCCGGGGTGCTCCACGGCCTCATGAGGGTACGGTGCTTCACCCAGGACGACGCGCACCTGTACTGCACCCCCGACCAGGTGGCCCAGGAGATCGCCGGGGTCATCGACCTGATGCGCTACGTCTACAAGGACGTGTTCGGCTTCCCCTACCGGGTGGAGCTGTCCACGCGGCCGGAGAACTACATGGGGGAACTGTCCCTGTGGAACCTGGCGGAGCAGAAGCTCCAGGAGGCCCTGGAGGCCACGGGGACGCCCTACAAGGTCAACCCCGGGGATGGGGCGTTCTACGGCCCCAAGATCGACTTCCACCTGGAGGACTGCATCGGCCGTACCTGGCAGTGCGGCACCATCCAGCTGGACTTCCAGATGCCCGAGAAGTTCGACGTGGCCTATATCGGCCCCGACGGGGCGGAACACCGGCCGGTGATGCTGCACCGCACGGTCTTCGGCAGCCTGGAGCGGTTCCTGGGCATCCTCATCGAGCACTACGCCGGGGCCTTCCCCTATTGGCTCGCCCCGGTGCAGGCCAAGATCCTCCCGGTGAGCACGGATCTGCTCCCCTACGCCCGGGAGGTGGAGGGCATCCTCCAGTCCTGGGGGGTCCGCACGGAGACGGATACCCGGGAGGAGAAGCTGGGCCGCAAGATCCGGGACGCCCAGCTCTCGAAGGTGCCCTACATGCTGGTTCTGGGAGGGCGGGAGGCGGAATCCCGAACCGTGGCGGTGCGGGAGCGTGTCCGGGGCGACCTGGGCAGCCTTTCCCTGGAGGCTCTAAAAGAGATGCTGGAGGGAGAATACGCCCCCGCCTGA